Within Halalkalibaculum roseum, the genomic segment GGGTGAGATATCAGCCAACTCAATAGTAGCTTGTCCCATTTCACCTGTCTTATCAGGCATATATCGGGTATAGTCTCCGGTGGCTGAATTGAGCTTCACAAATCCATTGCCCGTCGCCAGCCAGACAATTTCAGATGATTCCGGTGGATGGTACTGGCTGGAGACAATGAATGAAACATATGAAGAGTCTTCTAGCGGCTCTAAATATCGGTTTATCTCCCCGGTTTTGGGATTAATCCGGTTAATTCCCTCCCGGGTCCCAATCCAGATATTACCTGCCGCATCTCCTGTAATCTGAGTTATAATATTACTACTCAAACTGTTTGAGTCATCAGGGTCGTGTTGGTAACGAACAAAATAATCTGTGCTATCGGCCGGTAAACGACTGACTCCATTAATTGATGATGCTACCCAGAGATCACCGTTGGTTGCTAAATATATGTCTTCAATGGAATTAGATACAATCGTGGTTGAATCTGATGGGTCGTTGACAAAATTTGAAAACGTTTGATTTTTACGATTAAACCGGTTCAGCCCCCCACCTATCGTTCCCACCCAAATGTCGCCATTTGATGCTTCTTCCAGGGCATTCGTTCCGCTTACTGATAACGATGTGGTATCGAATGGAACAGACGAGTATATCTCAAATTCATACCCGTTGTAGCGATGAAGTCCGCCCTGTGTGGCAATCCACATATATCCAAAACTATCCTGTAGTATACTCTCAGCAGAGTATTGAGCCATTCCATCTTCAAGGTTCAGATTTTCGAACCGAAGGGTAGGGACATCTGAGAATAGAATGGCACGCTCTGGAGCTTCCGGCTGAAGAGTTTGAGCTTTCGTATTCTGAGAGACCAATAAAATAAGAATGAAAAAACAACTGACCGCGAATATCTTTTTTAACACGAACAAAAATTAGTTAAATGTAAACTATAAATTTCATTCTCTTCATCTTACAGTAGAGAATAACATTGACCTCCAAACTACCCTAATGCACTTCTATAATATCTTTGATTATACTTAGATCTGATGCTCCTTATTATGTGGTAAAAAACGGCTTAGATATATTTCCTTGTCTCAGGAATTCATGAACATAGGAAGTACAATCAAGTCGATTAATAGACTAATTTTCAGCAATATAGCTATAAACCATAAAAAGACAACTATAGGCATATTGTATGTTATTTAAATGAATAAACTTTCTCTTTGGGTATACTGCAAAGACTGTTGCGGTTGAGACATGAAGAAAGGCTGCTTTCAGCTATTCGCAAATTAACAGTGAACCAGGTACACACTCCCTACAAGTATTACGACAGACACGATATCTTTTTTGAAAAATTTGAACGAAAATTCACTTAATGCAGGGTTAAAATAATCCGAAAATCAGGTCGGTATGTCGACGATTCTATCCGGGAAAAATAATCTCGCTTCAAACCATCAATAAAAAAGTGAAAATATCAGAACCGGTAATACAACCGGACAAAGTTTTGGAGCCTCACTATAAATAATCACTTATGGTAAACCTTTTTCAGCACTGATTTTGATACCATATCGAATTTAGCTAAAATTATTTAGGTGCCTATTTAACTTCTATTTAGTAATAAATTTTCTATCGTTGACTAATAGCCGAAAATATTGATTGCTACGACTTGAGCGTACCAGGTAATAATCTTCTCAGGCCGTGTTTGTGGTTTAGTACTTTCCTTAAAACTTAGTGGGCTGTACTAAAAACTTTAAATGAGCGAAAATAGGAGCCACCGAGACATGATTTTGACGTGCAATTCGGCATGTTATTGCAGTAGTATGAAGGGGGATATACTGATGTATAACCCCAATCAGGGAGTTATTTGATAGTTACTTGTATAACATGAGATATAAACATGAAAATTATTATAACATGTAGCCTATTAGTAGTAGCAGTATACTGTTTACATGTTAATGATCTGTCAGCTCAAACCGCTGATCAGCTGATAGATAATGCTCTGTTAACACTCGGGCAAGATTCAGAAAGCCCGGAGCTAGGCCCTGTTGAATTCGAACTGATTGACGCTCCCGGTATCGCTATTACAGAAGATCCGAATGGGTTTATGTGGTTTGGGGGAAGTGATGGCCTTTATCGCTACGATGGTCATGAGTATGTTCACTTCAGGCATGAACCACAAGACTCAATGTCTCTATCCGACAATTGGGTGGAGAGTTTGTATGCCGACTCCGAAGGTATGGTTTGGGTCGGTACATTTGGCGGAGGTCTTAATCGTTTTGATCTTGAAACCAATACATTTACTCATTTTCGACATCAAGCAGAAAACCCGGCAAGTCTAAGTCAAGACACGGTTACGGCAATAATTGAAGATAGTAAAGGCACACTTTGGATAGGTACGCATGGCGGGCTTAACCGATACGATAAAAAAAGCGGAACATTCACCCGGTACCTTCACGACCCTGAAGATCCAACCAGCCTCAGCAACAATCAGGTACGAACATTATATGAAGACGCTGAGGGTACACTTTGGATCGGTACCGGCAGTCCTAATCTTACTGAAACTCCCGGTGCTGGAGGGGGGCTTAATCGCTTTCACCCGGAAACGCAAACATTCACTCAATATCTACATGACCCGGGTGACTCAACGAGCCTGATCAACAACAAAATAATGAGTCTCTATGAAGATTCTCGGGGCACGTTTTGGGTGGGAACCAGCGGTGATGGGCTTCATTCTATGAATCGAAAGACGGGCAACTTTATCCGGCATCGTTTTGACCCTAAAGAACCCACTAAACTAAGTCGCCCTTTTATATCTGGAAGTACAGGAGTTGAAGATGGTTGTGTAGGATTTCGTTGCGGTGGGGTTTCTTTTATTCATGAAGACCCGCATGGAATACTTTGGATTGGTGGTCTTGAAGGGGGCCTAAATCGCTATGATTTACAAACAGGGGCTATGAGTCACCACGAGTCTACCAACAGCAGTCTATTTGACAATAGCATATGGTCCGCTCATGAATCCAATGATGGAACACTTTGGATAGGAGCCTGGTCCGGTATGTACAAGGTGTATGCATCTGTTAACTCATTCCCTTTATTTCAAAATGCCGGTGACTTTATAATTTCATTTACCGAAGATTCAGATCATAATATTTGGATCGGTAACTGGTACTCTTCTCTTTATAAGATTGACAGAACTAATGGATTCTATACAAATTATATTCCTCAAGAGAATGATTCTACTAGCCTGCATTCCCTATCAGTAGTGGCTACGAGGATAGATCCGTCTGGTAATCTTTTTGTTTTATATGGCAATGGAGGGTTCAGTCAATATAATAACTCCAAAGATTCATTTGAGCATTTTTTTATGGCGCCCGAAATCAGAACCGAATTGGACAACAGCAGAGCATTTGTTGAGGATACCCAAAAACGGTTATGGGTTGGTACCATAGAGAAGGGACTCTACCAACTGGACCTGCAATCGGAAACTATAGTCAATCATTATACCAAAATTCAGGATGACTCCACGAGCTTAATTGATAATACAATTCAGGTCATTCATGAGTCCAAAAATGGAGACTTGTGGATAGGTACAGAGAATGGACTTAATACGTTTAAGAAAAATAGTAACAGATTTTCATCTGAAATCGCATTCCAAAGATTTCTTGAGGGTAAATTTATTAATTCCGTTTTTGAGGATCTTGAAGGAAACATATGGATAGGAACCTGGGGAGACGGTTTGTATTCATTTAATCTTATCACCGGGAGGAGCCAGCATTATTCTACTAGTGACGGCCTGCCATCTGATAAAGTGGCTGCTATTCTTGAAGGTGATGATGATTTTTTTTGGATCAGCACCTCGGAAGGACAACGAAGTAATCCAACACATGGAAAAATTTCACGGTTTGATCCAAAAGAGAAATCATTCATAAATTTTGGCAGTCATGATGGACTTCCTGAAATAGGCTTCTTAAATGCTGCCTTAAAAACCCATGACGGATTGCTTTTCTTTGGTGGTGTAGGTGGATTTACAATAGTTGACCCCACAAAAATACATGAGCCGATAAAACATTCTCCCAAAATAGCCCTGACAGGGTTTCGAATATCCAATGAAGAAATATTACAGGCCCCTAATGGAATTTTAGAGCGACCCGTTTATTTGGAGGACTCCATTGAGCTTTCGTACCAACAGAATGATGTGACTTTCGATTACACGGCATTTTCTTATAGTGATTCAGAACAGATTCAATATGAGTATCAATTGAAACCTTACGATTCAGAATGGGTAAGTGCCCGGTCTCAACGCAGTGCCCGCTATTCCCAAATTCCACCGGGCGAGTACCAATTCCGAGTGCGATTCATTGATGGTAGAGGTGCCTATAGTGCAAATGAAGCTGCAATAGGCATCAGAATTTTGTCTCCCTGGTGGCGTACTTGGTGGGGTTATGGGCTGTATGCTCTTGTTTTTGCAGCTGGCGTGTATGCTGTTGACCGTTTTCAACGACGTCGACTGATTGCAAAAGAACGGGAAAAAGTCCATGAGAGAGAACTTGAGCAAGCCAAGGAAATTGAAAGAGCGTACCAAAAACTTGAAACGACTCATAAAAAATTAGCAAGTGCCCATGAAAATCTGAAATCAGCCCAGGATCAGCTGGTACAGCAGGAGAAACTTGCAAGTTTAGGTCAGCTGACTGCTGGGATTGCACATGAGATTAAAAACCCGCTCAACTTTGTAACTAACTTTTCGGATTTGTCAATTGAAATGATTGAAGAGGCTCGAGTGGAGCTTCAGGCCTTAAGTAATCAACTTGCAACTGAAGATCGGAAGAGAGTCGATGAAACGCTTGAGATTCTTGATGACGTTAAACCTAACCTCGAAAAAATTCAAGCCCACGGAAAACGTGCCGACCGCATTGTCAAATCTATGCTACAACACAGCAAGGGCGGAACCGGCAAAAGAGAACTGAACGATTTGAATGCCATCGTCAAAGAGTTTACCAATCTTTCTTTTCATGGAATGCGAGCTAGCAAGCAACCGATTGACGTAATAATCGATCTTCAGTTGGATGATACTGTAGGTAAGGTGACGCTAATTGGAGAAGACTTTAGCAGGGTTATTGTAAACCTGTGCAATAATGCATTTGATGCAATGAGAGAGAAGCTTTCAGAAAATCCTGATGAAAACTATAAACCGAAATTGACAGTCAGGACCCTTCGAAAAGAGGATACTGTAACCATCGAAATCCAGGATAATGGACCGGGCATCCCGGATGATATTAAAGACAAAATCCTACAGCCATTTTTTACCACGAAGCATGGAAATGCAGGAACCGGGCTCGGACTGAGCATTACTCACGATATTATTAAAGCACATGGAGGAGGCATTGATATCAAATCCAGTTGCCAGGGTACAATATTCTCCGTAACATTGATAACGTAAATGTACGTTTAAATGGTCCATATGAGGCTGTTAAAGCCGGCTTCATTTACTGCCTCCATTAGAACTATTTACTATAGGTTTCAGGATTTGAGTAAATAAGTAATCAATCATGACCATTTCCAGAGCAAGCAAACGAGAAGGCATATCCATTGATATTTGTGTCAGCTAAATTCCCTCAAATTCCTTCGATTAATGGATTGACTTGCAGAACAACTACATCGGCTTAGAGTTCGAACCAGTCTGTAGAATGATTATCAGTCTCTGTATGATGATAGAACTCATTGGTTGATGAGGAATACCGATAGTCTTGCTTCCATGTTTCGATATGTTCAATAACATCCTTTATCGCAGAAAGGATGTAGCGCAGCTCCTCATTGGTCATTGTAGGATGCAGAGACAATCGCACCCATCCCGGCTTTTGAGATAAATCACCATGATCAATGAGGTCGGTAATCTTCTTGGACTGCTGCCTGCTCACGTCTAGAAGCAGGTGACCATAGGTGCCGGCACAGGAACAGCCCCCGCGCACCTGTATGCCATAGTTATCATTGAGCAATTTTACCATGAGATTATGATGCACGTTTTCCACATAAAAAGAGATAACACCCAGCCGCTCATGAATATTTTCAGCCAGAATATGAAGCTGCGGGATTTTGGAAAATTGTTCGAAAGCGATTTCCAACATTTCTTCTTCACGGGCTCTGATTTTTTCTACCGACATTTTTTCCTTGAGCCTGATGGCCAGGGCTGCACGTATCGCCTGAAGGAACCCGGGGGTTCCCCCGTCCTCGCGGACCTCAATGTCATTAAAATAATGGCGGCCGCCCCATGGATTCGTCCACGTTACAGTACCGCCGCCCGGATGATCCGGGATGCGGTTTTGGTAAAGTTTTTTGTCGAAGATAAGCACGCCTGAACTGCCCGGTCCCCCGAGGAATTTATGGGGAGAGAAGAAAATGGCGTCGAGTCGCTGGGCTTCATTTTCAGGATTCATGTCGATATCCACATAAGGTGCCGAAGCCGCAAAATCGACGAAGCAGTATCCCCCGTGCCTGTGCATAATCTCAGCCAGTTGGTGATAAGGGGTTTCAATGCCGGTTACATTGGAACAGGCTGTGAAGGAGCCGATTTTAACCTTGCGTTCACGGTATTTGTCTAGAGCCTTTTCCAGGTTTTCAGGATCTACCAGGAGATCGTCCGAAGGTTCCAGCACCTCGACATCGGCAATGGTTTCCAGCCAGGTGGTTTGGTTGGAATGGTGTTCCATGTGGGTGACAAAAACGATCGGCCGCTCTTCTTCGGGAAGGTTGATTTGGTCCTTAAATTGTTCCGGTACCTTCAGCCCGAGAATGCGTTGAAACTTGCAAAGAACACCGGTCATTCCTGAGCCTGCAGTTATAATGACGTCATCGTCAGAGGCATTGACATGTTCTTTAATGATTTCGTGAGCCTGGTGATAAGCATTCGTCATCAATTTACCCGTATAGCTGGATTCGGAATGGGTATTACCAATCCGGGGTGCTATTTCCCGGTGCATTATGCGTTCAATGGGCTCATACAGACGGCCACTGGCTATCCAATCGGCGTAAACCAAGGGCTTTAACCCTTCCGGTGTTTTGAACTGGGTATCAATCCCAACTATGTTTTCACGAAATTGCCGGAAATACTGTTCCAGCGATGTAGTTTTTTCCTGAATCATGGTAGCATGATCGTATTGAAGTTCAAAGCATAGTAAAGCTTATTATTCAATATAACCCTCGTACTCTATCCTGCAAAGTACAGGCACTTTTCCGGCTAAAATTCTTTCAAAACCGGTAACGGTAAAATATCTACTCATTCAATTCTTCAGAACTCCATGGGGCCGTCCGATTTTGGTAAATTTTTCTGGTATCAATAACCTCTTGCCTGGAGATCGTTGGATATTCGCCAGCGCTTTCTTCCCTGAGATAATTAAGTATAGAGGCTATCTCCGCTGCACTAAGTCTTGCTCGAAATGAGGGCATGATACCCTGATACGTCTGTCCCTGAACATCAATCTCTCCCTGCAGGCCATGAAGCAATATACGCACGGGAATTGATTTGTCTCCGGTGACCCACTCAGAATTGATTAATGGAGGAAAAGCACCGGTTACTCCCCGGGCATTATTACCATGACATGAAGCACAATTAGCCGCATAAAGATTGCTGCCATTCAGCATCTCAGGTTCTTCTTCCTCGTCCGAGGGCATTTCTGCCCCTTCATCTATGCCGGGTAGCATCCTCCTCATACGTCCATATTCATCTGACAGGCGACGGTTCATCATGGCCATGTCTTGCTGGTTCATTTGTTGGTGCATACGTGCCATCTGATCGTGCATGGCCATCATTTG encodes:
- a CDS encoding sensor histidine kinase, which gives rise to MKIIITCSLLVVAVYCLHVNDLSAQTADQLIDNALLTLGQDSESPELGPVEFELIDAPGIAITEDPNGFMWFGGSDGLYRYDGHEYVHFRHEPQDSMSLSDNWVESLYADSEGMVWVGTFGGGLNRFDLETNTFTHFRHQAENPASLSQDTVTAIIEDSKGTLWIGTHGGLNRYDKKSGTFTRYLHDPEDPTSLSNNQVRTLYEDAEGTLWIGTGSPNLTETPGAGGGLNRFHPETQTFTQYLHDPGDSTSLINNKIMSLYEDSRGTFWVGTSGDGLHSMNRKTGNFIRHRFDPKEPTKLSRPFISGSTGVEDGCVGFRCGGVSFIHEDPHGILWIGGLEGGLNRYDLQTGAMSHHESTNSSLFDNSIWSAHESNDGTLWIGAWSGMYKVYASVNSFPLFQNAGDFIISFTEDSDHNIWIGNWYSSLYKIDRTNGFYTNYIPQENDSTSLHSLSVVATRIDPSGNLFVLYGNGGFSQYNNSKDSFEHFFMAPEIRTELDNSRAFVEDTQKRLWVGTIEKGLYQLDLQSETIVNHYTKIQDDSTSLIDNTIQVIHESKNGDLWIGTENGLNTFKKNSNRFSSEIAFQRFLEGKFINSVFEDLEGNIWIGTWGDGLYSFNLITGRSQHYSTSDGLPSDKVAAILEGDDDFFWISTSEGQRSNPTHGKISRFDPKEKSFINFGSHDGLPEIGFLNAALKTHDGLLFFGGVGGFTIVDPTKIHEPIKHSPKIALTGFRISNEEILQAPNGILERPVYLEDSIELSYQQNDVTFDYTAFSYSDSEQIQYEYQLKPYDSEWVSARSQRSARYSQIPPGEYQFRVRFIDGRGAYSANEAAIGIRILSPWWRTWWGYGLYALVFAAGVYAVDRFQRRRLIAKEREKVHERELEQAKEIERAYQKLETTHKKLASAHENLKSAQDQLVQQEKLASLGQLTAGIAHEIKNPLNFVTNFSDLSIEMIEEARVELQALSNQLATEDRKRVDETLEILDDVKPNLEKIQAHGKRADRIVKSMLQHSKGGTGKRELNDLNAIVKEFTNLSFHGMRASKQPIDVIIDLQLDDTVGKVTLIGEDFSRVIVNLCNNAFDAMREKLSENPDENYKPKLTVRTLRKEDTVTIEIQDNGPGIPDDIKDKILQPFFTTKHGNAGTGLGLSITHDIIKAHGGGIDIKSSCQGTIFSVTLIT
- a CDS encoding c-type cytochrome, producing the protein MNTKAIGSYLLTIGLIIFFSSCQTGRSDYMSAEQREHLQAAYDSLQADYKSLMAGYESDTDTLPEDLKSLYSQMQQMYASMDANHRQMMGGDRGNHMDGEMMMGRGMGMHMQGHMTGEWYSQMMAMHDQMARMHQQMNQQDMAMMNRRLSDEYGRMRRMLPGIDEGAEMPSDEEEEPEMLNGSNLYAANCASCHGNNARGVTGAFPPLINSEWVTGDKSIPVRILLHGLQGEIDVQGQTYQGIMPSFRARLSAAEIASILNYLREESAGEYPTISRQEVIDTRKIYQNRTAPWSSEELNE
- a CDS encoding aminotransferase class V-fold PLP-dependent enzyme, which translates into the protein MIQEKTTSLEQYFRQFRENIVGIDTQFKTPEGLKPLVYADWIASGRLYEPIERIMHREIAPRIGNTHSESSYTGKLMTNAYHQAHEIIKEHVNASDDDVIITAGSGMTGVLCKFQRILGLKVPEQFKDQINLPEEERPIVFVTHMEHHSNQTTWLETIADVEVLEPSDDLLVDPENLEKALDKYRERKVKIGSFTACSNVTGIETPYHQLAEIMHRHGGYCFVDFAASAPYVDIDMNPENEAQRLDAIFFSPHKFLGGPGSSGVLIFDKKLYQNRIPDHPGGGTVTWTNPWGGRHYFNDIEVREDGGTPGFLQAIRAALAIRLKEKMSVEKIRAREEEMLEIAFEQFSKIPQLHILAENIHERLGVISFYVENVHHNLMVKLLNDNYGIQVRGGCSCAGTYGHLLLDVSRQQSKKITDLIDHGDLSQKPGWVRLSLHPTMTNEELRYILSAIKDVIEHIETWKQDYRYSSSTNEFYHHTETDNHSTDWFEL